The following proteins come from a genomic window of Nostoc sp. ATCC 53789:
- a CDS encoding ABC transporter permease has translation MGRDLLASQELAWRLLVRDINAQYRQSFLGIFWAFIPPIITAAGFTFAKSNGVINIGNTELPYPAYVMFSMTLWQTFTEALNGPLQAVNDAKSMLARINFPHEALILAKLGEVFFNFGIKLILIMGLFTWFHIPVTWSLILAPVALIHLVLLGTFIGLLLAPMGALYQDFSRGLTLITGFWLFLTPVVYPVPSNGVFGSIVKLNPVTPLLVTTRELATTGFISDPQGFWVASLIAILGLLLAWIIYRLAMPFVIERISS, from the coding sequence ATGGGACGAGATTTATTAGCCTCCCAAGAATTAGCTTGGCGACTTCTAGTAAGAGATATTAATGCTCAATACCGTCAATCATTTCTAGGAATTTTTTGGGCATTTATTCCGCCAATAATTACGGCAGCAGGTTTCACTTTTGCTAAAAGCAATGGTGTTATCAATATTGGTAATACAGAGTTACCGTATCCTGCCTATGTTATGTTCAGTATGACACTGTGGCAAACCTTCACAGAGGCACTAAATGGGCCACTCCAAGCAGTGAACGATGCCAAGTCAATGCTAGCAAGAATTAACTTTCCCCACGAAGCACTAATTCTTGCCAAACTAGGAGAAGTATTTTTTAACTTTGGTATCAAGCTCATATTAATTATGGGTTTATTTACCTGGTTTCATATCCCAGTTACTTGGAGCCTAATTTTAGCCCCAGTTGCATTAATTCATTTAGTCTTATTAGGAACATTTATTGGTTTGTTGTTAGCACCAATGGGTGCTTTATACCAGGATTTTTCTAGAGGATTAACCTTGATTACTGGATTTTGGCTGTTTCTTACACCAGTAGTTTATCCAGTTCCCAGCAATGGAGTATTTGGCAGTATTGTGAAGCTAAATCCGGTTACACCTTTGTTAGTAACAACGCGAGAATTAGCAACAACAGGCTTTATATCAGATCCACAAGGATTTTGGGTAGCGAGTTTAATTGCAATTTTAGGATTGCTATTAGCTTGGATTATCTATCGTCTAGCAATGCCCTTTGTAATTGAGAGGATTAGTTCATAA
- a CDS encoding Coenzyme F420 hydrogenase/dehydrogenase, beta subunit C-terminal domain, protein MYDHKAHLEVKKLFKTVIEGGYCIGCGACASVSNSPIKMKLDEYGCFSIDLNSDDSLSTTYNSLLAVCPFSDQSLNEDQINQEIFSKDCKYQDKIGYYLATYAGYVVDSNFRERGSSGGLVTWLATQLLNENLVDGIIHIHQHHPTEEDSRLFKYDLSLTEEDIRNGAKSRYYPVEMSEVIQLIRDRPGRYAIVGVPCFIKAIRLLMRQDTVIAERIKFCIGLVCGHLKSTAFAKAFAWQSGIEPNNIISIDFRKKLPNAPANKYGVEVTGIKDGKTITLTSPVKDFYVSDWGLGFFKYKACDYCDDVVAETADISIGDAWLPQYTQDSQGTNVVVVRNPVLYHLLEQARISGRLRLEVLDPEEVVKSQIAGFRHRHDGLAYRLFLTDNKGEWRPPKRVKPKANHLDKADQKRFRLRTLIAEQSHIAFKNAIKAGKFSVFEESMNPLIQQYRATYIDPKPPIWKRALRRLKNLINQSFI, encoded by the coding sequence ATGTATGATCACAAAGCTCATTTAGAAGTAAAGAAGTTGTTCAAAACTGTAATTGAGGGAGGTTACTGTATAGGTTGTGGTGCATGTGCCTCAGTTAGTAACTCACCTATTAAGATGAAGTTGGATGAGTATGGATGTTTTAGCATCGACTTAAACTCAGATGATAGTTTATCCACTACTTATAATTCGCTTCTTGCTGTTTGTCCATTTTCAGATCAAAGTCTGAATGAGGATCAAATCAATCAGGAAATATTTAGCAAAGACTGTAAATACCAAGATAAAATTGGCTATTATCTAGCTACTTATGCTGGGTATGTTGTTGATAGTAATTTTCGGGAACGTGGTAGTTCTGGTGGACTTGTAACTTGGCTTGCAACCCAACTACTAAATGAAAATTTGGTTGATGGTATTATTCATATTCATCAACATCACCCTACTGAAGAAGATAGCAGATTGTTTAAATATGATTTATCTTTAACTGAAGAAGATATTCGTAATGGGGCAAAATCTCGATATTACCCAGTTGAAATGTCTGAGGTTATACAGTTAATTCGTGACAGACCTGGACGTTACGCAATTGTTGGTGTTCCCTGTTTTATCAAAGCGATTCGCTTGTTGATGCGTCAAGATACTGTCATTGCTGAACGCATCAAATTTTGTATAGGTCTAGTTTGTGGACATTTAAAAAGTACAGCGTTTGCCAAAGCATTTGCTTGGCAGAGTGGAATTGAGCCTAATAATATAATTTCTATTGATTTCCGTAAAAAACTTCCCAATGCTCCTGCTAATAAATATGGTGTTGAAGTGACTGGGATAAAAGATGGAAAAACCATCACTTTGACAAGTCCCGTTAAAGATTTTTATGTTTCTGATTGGGGTTTAGGCTTCTTTAAATATAAAGCATGTGATTACTGCGATGATGTAGTTGCTGAAACAGCAGATATCAGCATTGGAGATGCTTGGTTACCTCAATATACACAAGATAGTCAAGGGACAAACGTCGTGGTCGTTCGTAACCCAGTTTTATATCATCTGCTAGAACAAGCGAGGATATCAGGGCGATTAAGACTGGAAGTTCTCGATCCGGAAGAAGTAGTTAAGTCGCAAATTGCAGGATTCCGGCATCGACACGATGGTTTAGCATATCGACTTTTTCTTACTGATAACAAAGGGGAATGGAGACCTCCCAAGCGTGTTAAACCTAAAGCCAATCACCTTGATAAAGCAGATCAAAAACGATTTCGTCTTAGAACTTTGATTGCAGAACAAAGCCATATTGCATTTAAGAATGCAATTAAGGCTGGTAAGTTTTCTGTTTTTGAAGAGAGTATGAATCCTCTGATTCAACAGTACAGAGCGACGTACATAGATCCAAAACCCCCTATTTGGAAACGTGCATTAAGACGATTGAAAAATCTTATAAATCAGTCATTTATTTAA
- a CDS encoding ABC transporter ATP-binding protein: protein MTIINEQEIAAKQQGDESNIVLSIKGVSKKFCRDLKRSLMYGVQDITSELLGLREKSDKLREKEFWALNNVSFELRRGEALGLVGKNGSGKSTLLRIIAGLIKPDSGCVEINGRVAPLIALGAGFNPILTGRENIYANMAILGLSKKEIDERLDEVIEFAEIGDAIDAPVQTYSSGMAARLGFASAIHTEPDILLIDEVLAVGDIKFRAKCFRKLHQLRQKGTSFILVSHHPQHILNVCKLSIYLLRGKLIISGETNIVINRYEQDLFSNLSKKSTGKIHLPLKPPDKSLGLDIISIFFRDFQDNIIDKPISGQPSYFCVRYKAYKKITNVGLSLVVRELAGESDVTLILNSFNDQKSLNILPEENEIRLWMPYICLKPALYNMDVLIKQDSLYTLDLVSSFEFTVAYGDCSLGMSRFYQPREWLIKNGKV from the coding sequence ATGACGATTATCAATGAGCAAGAAATAGCAGCAAAGCAGCAGGGTGACGAAAGTAATATTGTCCTTTCTATTAAGGGAGTTTCTAAAAAGTTTTGTCGAGATTTAAAGCGGTCTTTGATGTATGGTGTTCAGGATATAACTTCGGAATTATTAGGGCTACGAGAAAAGAGTGATAAACTGCGAGAAAAAGAATTTTGGGCGCTAAATAACGTCAGTTTTGAATTGCGTCGAGGAGAAGCATTAGGCTTAGTTGGAAAAAATGGTAGTGGAAAATCAACACTACTGAGGATTATTGCTGGTTTAATTAAGCCAGATAGTGGTTGTGTAGAAATTAATGGTCGAGTAGCACCGTTAATTGCTTTGGGAGCAGGATTTAATCCTATTTTGACAGGGCGAGAAAATATTTATGCCAACATGGCAATTTTGGGATTGTCTAAGAAGGAAATTGATGAGAGACTTGATGAAGTTATAGAGTTTGCAGAAATTGGGGATGCAATTGATGCACCTGTGCAGACTTATAGTTCTGGAATGGCAGCAAGATTAGGATTTGCGAGTGCGATTCATACAGAGCCAGATATTCTCTTAATTGATGAAGTATTAGCTGTAGGCGATATCAAATTTAGAGCAAAATGTTTTCGTAAGTTACATCAATTAAGACAGAAAGGGACATCTTTCATTTTAGTTAGTCATCATCCTCAACATATACTCAATGTCTGTAAATTATCAATCTATCTGCTTCGAGGTAAATTAATTATTTCAGGTGAGACAAATATAGTAATAAATCGATACGAACAAGATTTATTTTCCAATCTTAGTAAAAAATCAACAGGGAAAATACATCTTCCTTTAAAGCCACCAGATAAAAGCTTAGGCTTAGATATTATTTCTATTTTTTTTAGAGACTTTCAAGATAACATAATTGATAAGCCTATATCTGGTCAACCTAGTTACTTTTGTGTTAGGTATAAAGCCTATAAAAAAATTACTAATGTTGGACTTAGTTTAGTAGTCAGGGAATTAGCTGGTGAAAGTGATGTAACTTTAATTTTGAATAGTTTTAACGATCAAAAATCATTAAATATCTTACCTGAAGAAAATGAAATACGACTTTGGATGCCATATATATGTCTAAAACCAGCTTTATATAATATGGATGTTCTCATTAAACAGGATTCTCTTTATACACTCGATTTAGTTAGTTCCTTTGAATTCACAGTGGCTTACGGGGATTGCAGTCTAGGTATGTCTAGGTTTTATCAACCACGAGAATGGTTAATAAAAAATGGAAAAGTCTAA